The Brassica oleracea var. oleracea cultivar TO1000 chromosome C6, BOL, whole genome shotgun sequence genomic interval TTTTGTTCAAAGCGGGTCTGTAACCGAAACTGATTTCCCGGTTAAGCGGGTTTTTAATTTAAAAAAAAAAAAAAAAAAAACTTGGTTAATTTCCACATGAACTTTTAACGTTCTATCTTCATGTGTCATTTACTAGATTATGCGTACTATAAAAATTATGATTAGCTAAGCTTCATGTAATTTTTTGATGCAAAAAGGTTATAAAAATGCAATACACCAAAAATCTACCCAATCTAAAATTTAGTTAATTCTCATATTTTATCCCTTTTAATTAATTATCTTGTTTATTCACCAAAATAAAATTAACTCTCCTGAAAATAGTGACTCATTTAAGGTAACCGCCTTAAAAGTTAGTTATACAAACCCTTAACTTCTTCCACAAGGCGTCCGCTTCTTCCCCAAAATCTTCACACTCTTCTTCACCTCTACACACATCATTTCGCCAGAGATTGTTCGACGCTTCCTCTGTTCTAACGATTGTTTAATGGCGGCGGATGAGAAAGATCAACTCTCAGGACCAGGTACGTCTCTTCTCAAACTCATTACGATCACAATCTCCCGAACATAGAGATCTCGAGTTAGGTTAAGCTAAGTTTCCGTATTCCTCTGCTTTTATTTTACCTCTCTGCCGTTGATGGAAACGACTGATCTTGTTTCTGTTACTCTTCGTGATGCTGAAGATCCAAAGTCAGAGTCTAACGATGATGATGATGATGATGATAAGCTCACAGAAGAGTTCAAGAAAGAGAAACTCGAAGATCTCAAAAGAAAAGCCTTTTACTCTGTTCTCCTTGCTTTCAGAGCTGAAACCTTGACTATAGGAAACGTACGTAGGACTCAATCTTCTTCCTCTCTTCTCTGTTTTTTCAATTCGGTTCTTAAAACGTTTTGCGCTTCTGTTATTCATCAGAAGAGGACTCATCTCATAGAGAAACTGATGAAGGAGTTGAACATTTCTCAAGAAACTCGCATCTCTTTTGACGATAACATTCAAGAGAATCTTATTGCCCACCAACAAAGGTATACACTTTTATCCAAAAGGCTTCGACTTTCGAATGGGTTTGATCTCTTCTTTGTTTCTTTAGCGTTATTTCAAAGTTCAAGGAAGCAGAACCGAAGCCATTGACCATATCTGTAAGGCAAAACTCTGTTTTGGTCTTTAATGCAGAGCTTCAAACTTACATTCTCTGTTTACTTTAAAGCAGGACAAGACACCACCTCTGGTTCCGACTTATGTTGCTACACTTGGCTCAAGCTGGGGCAGAGTTAATAATCCCCATGCTCTAGTTGGAAGACGGGTTCGTCTAAGAATGTGTTGTGAAGATGAGTTCGAAGACTTCGTGGTCAAAGAGTATAACGCAAAAGATGTAATTAACCCTTTTCATGTTTCTCTTTATGTCTTGTTCCATAGGGCTCGAGGAAGTTTCTAAGCAATCTACTTGTCCAGGAAATGCATGGCTTGGAGAACGTAGACTCGAATGCAATGGAGATGGATGACGAGTTAAGCTGGGTGGATGTCAGAGAAGTAATACTCAAATCTGTTATCGTTTTCTTTAATATAAGTCAAACTCGAAGCTGTAATATTTGTTTGATCTTGAACTCTGTTTTAAAAATGCAGGTTCCACCGGAAGATATTATATGGAGAGATGGAGAAGCGCCATACTTTTAAACGCCTACTGCATTGGGTGCAGGACAATAATGAGTATCACCAAAACACTCTTATGAACTTGTTTGATTGACATCTTTAGTACTTAGTTTTTTTTTTTGGATGTTTTGGTTGGACTTAGAGAAGAAATGGGTCAGTGTAAAGGTGTTCAACATGATGATTCAAGTAACTTTTTTTTTTTTTGTAAAATGGTTGCCTTACTTGCCTTGTTAGCAACTACTTGATTCTACAGAAGTTAGGATTGGTTGAAATAGCTCTTCTCCTCCTCCTTGAAACTTCTCTCCCTACCAGAGGATTTCGATTCTGACCAACAATGCCTTTTCTTGCATCAGCTTTTTGATGCTTAGTGTTACTTCTCTGTTCAGCTCCTCTCTTTCCGTTATAGGAACCAGCCTTCACTGTCTCTAGTACAATTTCTGACGAAGAAGCCATTTTCCTTCTCCTAAGAAAACTTGCAGCCTCTCCATTTTTGAGCCACCATTTGAGCATACCATCACTAGGTCATTTTAATGTGTGTTTCAACTCAAATCATTTCTTCTAAATTCTCACATTTCAGTTCTTTTTTTTTTAATTGAAAAACTCTCACATTTTCAGTTCATTACAACTTAAAGAGGTTTCTATAAATGAGTGTGAGTAATTTTGATAATTTATGAATTTCAAAAACAGAAAATTATAGCAATTTATCATTAAGATTTTTTTATGATAAAATACATAAGTACAAAACTTTGATCTAGCCAAATGATCACATATTAGAAGTAGAAAATGAAGGGGGGAAATTAAACAAGGGAGATAACACATATTAGAGTAAAAGGCTTTGATTATGACATACATTTGTTTTTGAGCCGGAACATTTGTTTTAATTTTGTATTAGATCTTGACCCGTACATCCGTGCGTGTTTTTTCTTCTTATACTAAAAAAGTTTCGTCTATATAACAAATTTATCACTAAATTAATGTAATTTATACTCCATCCGTTCCCGAAAGTAAGATTTTTTAGACTTTTTTTTGTTCCACAAAGATAATTTTTCTATATTGTTAAGCTATTTTTTATACTTTCGAGGAACATTAATTGAGAATATTTGAATTGATTAAATTTCATTGGTGAAAAGTTATTGGAAAATGTATAATAAAGTAAAAAATAAATTAAATTATAAACATTTATTAAATTCTTAATAAGCGTGCATACTCTAGAAAATCTTACTTTCGGGAATAGAGGGAGTATGTATTATATAATTCTATAATTCCTATATTTAAGTGGCTTATATTGTTATTACTATAAATTTTGTAACAAAATTTATTATGAGAATATTATTGTGAAACAATATCATTTTACATAATTTTAAATTTTATTTCTATGTTCGAAATATATATGGAAATCAAATTAAATTGGACCTACATAATAGACAAGAAATATTTTGAGGACGGCGTGAACCTTATGCCGTCAGTTTTCTTCTGGTTTACTCCGACGTCTCTGTTCGAAGGATTTTGCAGATCTCGGTGTGCTTCTTCATCTAGGCGGCGCGTGTTCGTCGTTGAGGTCTTCTCGGTCTCAGGCCTAGGTTGCTTGCAACTCGGATCTCTCTCCTCCAGCTTTGTTTCACCGGCGATCTACGGTGGGAGCGCGTGGAGTCTCTTCAAAGGATGGGGCGTGCTCCTCCTCTTCTGAGTCTCCAGTGACGGCGCGTGGTAGTGTGTTTGGCCGTGTGGTCAACTCACCTCAAAGTTGAGGTTTCCGGCGGTGTGGCACTCATGGCCCCCTGATGTTCTCCTTTGTGCTTCCTCGCTAAGACTCTCTTTCTTATGCGAGGTGGCGTGGTTAGTCTGTTTCGAGGCAGGTTTTCAGTTAGGTATTCAGTCCTCTCTCTCTCGGTGGAGGATGCTCCGGAGGTGGTGACTACGTCTGGTCCGCTAGCTCTATATGGGCTGTCGGTTCAAAGGGTGTATATGGTCCCGGTCTTGAGGTTTGGAGGCGGCAATCTCTGAGTCAATTTACCGAACGACGGGTGTATACGGTCATAACTTATATTTAAAAATACATTTTATTAAATATTATTGATTTTACTATTTTCTTACTAATATTTAATATATATTTGATATATATTGAATCAATTTGTATAAAACTAATAAAATGATATAAAATTGTATAATTATCAAAAATGTAACCTAAACAATATTTATAAAATTTGTAGATATATAATTATACAAAAATAATAATATTTCAAAATTTGAAATGTTATATATGAATATATTTGTTTTATAGATGATGTATGAGCTATTACCATATTTTAAAAAAAAAATTTACCAAAAAGAAATATCAATATTAAATGTAATATATGAATTATTACCATATTCTAATAAGTTTTCCAAAAATATAAATCAACATTAAATGAAATTATCCATGTCATATTTTTCTGGAAGCCATGTCATCAATTTCAGTATCCATGTCATATTTGTTTTGTGAAATTGATCGGGGAAAGGACAAGTGGCAAAATTACTTCGCAAATATAGTATAAGGGATTTGGATACTGTTTTCAGCTTGACATAAATGTTTTCATTGACTATATGTTGGATATTTCCTTCGATTCCTAATTTTCTTTTGTAATTATTGATACTCATTTTATTGAGATGGTTGAATTAGTTTTATGTTTCCATTTATAAATGTATTTTACAAGTGAATTCATCTAATTATATGAACAAGATTTGCATTTTTTTAGATAGACTAATTTGGATCGTCAGGAGAAACAAAATCCTAATACTCTTATTGGACAACATAACAACACTGCATCTGTGGACAAAAATTTGACCGACAAAGCAACCTAACTGTGAGATTTGATAGAATTATGAGAGTTTAAATGAAGAACATGAAAAACTTGCATAGAGTCAATAGCTCTTCTTTTGTTGGAACTAGAAGCGAAGAGAAGACAATAACAGCTCTCTCTAGTCGTATCTCTTGGTTGCTCATATGTTATTGTCTTCTCTTCTTCAGGAGAGAGCTGTTTTCATAGAAAATTTGAGGAAAGCATGGTGCATTGCAAGACACAGTCTGAGTTTGAAAACATGAGAGGATGCTGATCTGACAAGCTAGAGCTCAAATTGAACTAAGCAACTTGCAGAGAGAAGAGATCATGTCGATGGTTAGTCCAGCAATGACCCTACTAAAGTTGGAGCAAGCTTATCTTCCTTACACTACTAGCTTCTCTTTTAATCACCAGTGTTTTTCTTTTCAAGACTACCTTTTTCAGTTCGTAGTGAGTTTTGTTTGGACATCATGTTTATGATGCTTTATACATAATCTATATAGGAGTTCCAAGACACTTTTATACGTGTTAGCTTTAGCAAATATCAGCTACACATGTTTGTGACGTTAGAGAGAATTTGGACACATGTCCAGATAGTTGTGTTCTTTTCCTAATTTTTTTTTTGAACTTTGATCTCAAACACTCTTTTTTTTTTTAATGAATGTTAAATTTATTAAAAAAAAAAACTTTTTTTACAATGACTGCAACATAAATTGAGTGTTTAGAGTGTTTCTTAAAGAATTGGAATAGAAATAAAATTTTATCTAACTGAAAATCATGTTTCCATGGCTTTGTTGTGCTTGCGAACTCCCATGGAACGTAAACTGGAGATGCGGTTGCGGACAGCCTTGTCCACGTTTTTGATCAGAGTTGCAGGAGTGTTGGAGAGTTCTCCATGCCTTCCTCCATTCCTCTCTTTCAAAATAGTTGATAGTGTCGCCTGGAACACATACCTGAGCAGAAATAAGCGGTTCGAGTTCCATGTCTGGTCCGTTAGAAGCCGGATGACCTCCTCCCAATCATTCGTATAGTGCACAGACAGTAGCTTAAGAGTGAGATTTTTCCAAACTTCTTCTGAATATTTGCACTTGTAAAACAGGTGATTGCGAGTTTCAAGCGGCTCTGGACAGAGAGAACATGTTGTTGTCACAGCCATATTCCAGGTTAAGATCCTATCACCCGTGGGGAGTCTATTTTGAACTGCAATTCAAGCCATAAAGGAGTAGCGAGGTGTGTTGCATGGGAACCAAATACCTTTGTACCAGTCGACTTTAGCTTTGCTCAACACAAATGAGATTCCATGTCGCTTTAGAACTAAAATCTGCTCTGTAATTATTATCTCATGCTTTCCACAGACAGACATCCTCATTATGATTTAGATCTCAAACACTGTTTCTCTTGGGAAGTAAATTTACTGCCGCCAATAAGAAAAGAAACGCCAACCATAAAATCCCAAACTGAAAGTGAACAAGTAAAATTTGTAGGTTTTGACATCATCTGTTTCCAAGTTCATAAAAAAAGAAATTGGTAAAATGTTAAGACTATTATACCAATTTTTTTTTTGTTTTTGACAGAGATTTCATGAAAAACTAGTAGCGAAAGTACGAAATTTAAACTAAACACCTAGCTAAAATACAAGAACTAGAGCTCGATAGAGGAGAGAAGCCATATCCAAAGTTGCGGAGAAAAACGTGGCGAGCTCAAACCATGGGACCGGAGAAGAGCAGGAAAGGTCGACGGTTGCCATGAGCCCGAGAAAAAGTCTCCCTTAAACCTTGATTGCACGGTGCCTAATAACCCACCAAACAGAGCTAATCCAAAGAATCACAAGCATGAGCCTACTCACCAACCTGTCGCTTACCACCACCGGCGGCAAAAGGTAGTGACACCAACTGACGATGCCGTCGTTCGGGAGACAAACTCGAAGATTGCCGCCTTCTTGTCTTTCAACCGGGACCGTATACACCCGTTTAACCCATAATCCGTATAGAACAAGGGGACGGATGGATACACAACCTCTGGAGCGGCGTTAACAGGTGAGTTCGTAAACCAAGACCCGACTTCCATCCTACTACAATTCAAAACGAACAGCTACAGCCCCCGGGTGAGCAAGAGTACCTGCACAAAAGCCAACTGGAGAACAGAAAGGGGCATGGAACATGGAGCGCTACATCGTCAGAGCTTAGGACTTTGAAGCGGAAAACCAAAGCAAACCGCAGTGTGTTGCCACCGGAATCACCATGAGGAGAGCACTAAACCCATCCTACGAAGACCCCATGCAACCCACCAGAGAACACCGGTGGAAAACAAAGCCGGAGCACAGAAACTCCAAGTCGGAACCCCAACAAGACGCCTAGCTCACCGTCAGTCACACGCCACACAGAACGATGAGATAGCACTTGGAAAGGATCACCGACGACCCACGGGCCGCCAATCTTGAGAGAACTAGACTAGATCTGGAAAACCCTAACCGGACAGAAACTCCAAGCAAGAGGAGGAGACCGGTACAATGAGGCAAGCGCCATCCTCAAGCACAAGCTCACAACACTGAACCCTCTGGATCTACGCCGGGAGCGCTGGAGAAACACAAGGAGGAGCGGAGAGACACACGAGCGGGGGAGGGGGGGGGGCTCCTGACGATCGCACGACCGAAAGGAGGACGCAGCCAGATCAAGGAGATTAACGGAGGTTTACTCTGTTTTTAGAGATATGCGAGAGAGAATGTAAAGTAAGAGAGACGTTTCATAAACTTGTTAGTAGTTTCTTGATCCTATGAAATATTTAGTTCAATAATTCATAACATCTTTTGTACACTTCTTTGCCGCATAAGAAGAACCTGCCTTCTTTTCATAACCTCCTTGTACTTCTCCTCTGTTCAGGTCCTCTTTCCATTAGAGGAATCAGCCTTCACTGCCTCTAGCACAGTTTCTGACGAAGAAGCCCTTTTCATTCTCCTAAGGAAACTTGCAGCACTCTCCTTTTTTGGATCCACCATTATTGTTGTTACCCTTCTTTTCTTGATCGCTTTTGATCTGCTCAAAGCTCTCGTTTGAGAGACTAGCGCACTTACTAAGGTAGGGAGACCATCATCCAAACTAGTCCTACCTTTTTAGCTGCTGAGGTTGTTCTCCCTCTATGCATCTTCTTGGAAACAATAGGGGTTCCTCATCTGTTGTTTTAGTCTTTTTTCTTGAACGGTTCAGTGGCTGACCAGAAGATCATCTAACAGACAAGGAGCTATGTTTACAACAAGCTATAATAGACACTGACATTTTTGGCTTTATAGACAAGACTGTGAGTTCCTCCTTAGACGTCACCAAGAATTCCTCTTTTGCTGGCAAGGTTTTGTAAGACATCTTAAGAGTCATATGTTTATTCTTTCAGTAACTCTCGACAATACTTGCTCTTGGAGCTTTCATTGTCAACTTTTGTCCACACGAGCCTGAGTCGTCTCAAAATCTATGTTTCCAAAACATTGTCCACATTCAAAACACTTCTTCACGATTACAAATGCGACTTCTCTCGGTAACTTGAGTGGGACGGCAAATTGGTAGTTTCGCTTCGAGGACTCTGCTTATGTTTAATTCCAGAATAGGGGTCAGGATACTCCAACTCCGGGTCTCATCACGTTAACTTGGGTTTCGGATCCTTCCTTTTGGCTAAGAGGCTTCGAGGTCACATCGCTCTTCTTCGCTTGGCTCGCAAGTCATTTGAGTAAGAGGTTTCTTCCGGTTCTTATGTGACGTCTCGGTACGATTCTTGTTAAAGCTTTCAGCTTTCCAGAATCACATTCTTGTACCAAATTTTTATTACGAACCGTTAAAGAAAGTCTTGAAAATGCAATGTTTTGTTTACTTTCTTTACAAGGTTCATTATATAGATTGGCCCCCAGGGTAGGTTGACATTGGTTCTCCAACCGTTTGAGTCTGGAAGATCATTGAAGTCCATGGAGATTCAGTCGTCAGTTTGAGAAGTTTCTGGACATTCATGATTCCATGAGTAGGTAGTGCTGCATCTGTTGCACCCGCATCATCTGCTACTCAAAAGCTTGCAAGATAGATATACTTCATGAATACACCTAGGTTTTGTATCAGTGTGGGGTTTTTAGTGATACTTATGCATCTGCAGCGATATGAAGTTATATGCGTGTTACAGGACCTATCTTCTCGCCTATAATAATGTATATTTCCAATGTAAATATATAGGAGTTTCGAAGGATAAAAGGAATTTTAAACTCGATGTTGGAACATGTTGAGCTCTTGACTTCAGTCAGGGATGGCATAAGTGAATATAAGGTAACAATCATGTAGCCTCCTAGTTTAGAAAATGAGTCTTATCAAAATGGGAAATACACGTACTTCTATGCTTCTGGTAGTATGTCACCAGGTGTGCAAGTGTTAAGGGAGAAAGCTTAAAACCATGGAAGTATTGCCCATGTACGAAGCTTTCTGAAATCATGGCTTTTTGTAATCTTAACGTTATATCTTGGTAATGTACATGACGTTTTGGAGAATATACTATTCGTTCTTGAATCAATTCGGCTGCAGACTGATGAAGTCATTGTTCAACCTCTATACGATATTATTCTCAACTAGTCTTATTAGTTATCTTTAAGTAAGTTTGTCTTCTCCATTTATTAGAAGGAGACGTTCTCAGGACACAATTATACTCCTGCTGTCATTGCTGCTTGTACCTTGTTTATAACCATCTATTGGCTCTCTAAACAGTGTGTCCATACACATAAACTATAAAAACGAGTTAACCTCTGCATCCCTGGATCGATTTTTCATGTTTTTCCTTGCTTTTTGTATTTTTTTCCATTTAGTTATGTATTTGTAGGATATAATGTTACACTCCCAATCCAAAAACAGCTTAAAATTAAAAACATACATATTTCACAACATCACAGATCATTATTTTTGGGACATCAGCTAGGTATATGGTTCTACTACGTACAATGTGGTCCAATAAACACTATGCTCTGTTTTTTTGTTAGTTATTCCCTTTACTTTGGTCCCCTCTAGTACAAAAATGTAACCCGTCCCATAAATCGATCTTTCAGATTACATTTACATTTGCTCAGGTTACAAAAGATAAATGGCTCTCTTAAATTTTAGGTGGGGACACTCATCACTGATGATGATCCAGACATTATATTTATTTTACTACCCATGTCCTACATATAGTTTCAATAAGTGTTAGTAAATATGGTTCATACCGGTTTAGAAATATTGTAATGGTCCAAAGCCTTCATATCGACTTAGCTTTGTCAGAGCCAAGCCGGCCTGATTTTTCTATGTTTTCCGACAACAACAAAAACTAAGTATTAGGTAGATTCGACTATGCTAGGATTAGATTGGCTTTCAACTCTAGAAAAATGGTCACATGTGTAACTATCAGAAGCAATTTTGATTATATTGAGTTAGTAGATTGTAACATCTCTAATCCGATAAAACATTAACTCCCTAAATTTTTAGTGGTTAATATGTATGGATCACTCGACCTCCATTTTGAATAAAATATTATGTATAGATCATTTAGTAATTGTAGTAAACTCTATAAATCTAGAGTTTGAAACGAGGAAAGTAACTAGAGTTGCTCCCACATATGATTCGTTTACTAATAATAGTACTAGTTTGCATATTGTTTGTTTTAGGGGAAATTGTAATTTAGTGTTTGGCTGGACGTAGGACTAGGAATCAGAAGCTTTTTAGAAATAAAAGTTTGTTAGATTCTACGCTTCCCGATGGGAGACCGTTTCTTACTAACTTTAAGGCAATAAAACACAAGTACGGATCAGAAGAGGTTCAGTTTCTCTTTTTGGTTAAAAGTGAAAACAAAATCATTATAATTTATGTGAAGACAGATAATGATAATACGGTGTGGATAGTATCTAGTACTGATAAAAATTGAACCATCATCTATATTTGATAACTCACTGGATCAGGGATTCAAACGAACAAATCACTCATAGAACTCATGTTCTTCTTATATGTTTAATTGTTAAGACTCATTAATTTGTTAATGAGTATGTCATCATCTAGTATGATTGTTTAGAATACTAAATAATCTTGTTTGCAGTTGCATGTTACATACATAGAT includes:
- the LOC106297716 gene encoding protein EMSY-LIKE 1: METTDLVSVTLRDAEDPKSESNDDDDDDDKLTEEFKKEKLEDLKRKAFYSVLLAFRAETLTIGNKRTHLIEKLMKELNISQETRISFDDNIQENLIAHQQSVISKFKEAEPKPLTISDKTPPLVPTYVATLGSSWGRVNNPHALVGRRVRLRMCCEDEFEDFVVKEYNAKDEMHGLENVDSNAMEMDDELSWVDVREVPPEDIIWRDGEAPYF